Proteins encoded in a region of the Anopheles aquasalis chromosome 2, idAnoAquaMG_Q_19, whole genome shotgun sequence genome:
- the LOC126570530 gene encoding translocon-associated protein subunit delta, with protein sequence MFKFVLASIVLCCAAVSFSAASSCTNPEVKTNFYSTSDATIVSQIGFVTEFTLKCSNAGGEKLPLFAEVLGKLAPVVRIGENKYQVSWNEEIKKASSGKYQIRLFDEESFAAVRKAQRAGEDTNSVKPLTTVTVHFPGAYKGPWINSEILATGLVGFVAYVAFVTRSKLVA encoded by the exons ATGTTCAAGTTTGTGCTCGCATCGATTGTGCTATGCTGTGCGGCCGTTAGCTTCAGCGCGGCTTCGTCCTGCACGAATCCGGAGGTGAAAACCAACTTCTACTCCACGTCCGACGCGACTATCGTGAGCCAGATCGGATTCGTGACGGAGTTCACGCTCAAGTGCTCCAACGCTGGAGGCGAGAAGCTGCCGCTCTTCGCCGAAGTGCTGGGCAAGCTGGCTCCGGTGGTGCGCATCGGAGAGAACAAATACCAG GTGAGCTGGAACGAGGAAATCAAGAAGGCCAGCAGTGGCAAGTACCAGATCCGTCTGTTCGACGAAGAGTCTTTCGCTGCCGTCCGCAAGGCACAGCGGGCCGGTGAGGACACGAACTCGGTGAAACCCTTGACCACCGTGACGGTTCACTTCCCGGGTGCCTACAAGGGCCCGTGGATCAACTCGGAAATCCTGGCGACCGGTCTGGTTGGTTTCGTGGCGTACGTTGCGTTCGTGACGCGATCAAAGCTTGTGGCATAA
- the LOC126569045 gene encoding uncharacterized protein LOC126569045 yields the protein MNTSKWLPKQHQEVIKLFEQSRQLERELRILGKKFATDINIDLPDYYEFERLLQQSRECFERSAHVQTRLIRMSASSADKNVERSFFKILLNRKAHLIRQNLRKRNFQLIFIINKMIKLMLAATFSSEVVVDGALLLCTLHNESVILAQKTTQARTQTNAQICSNSFPPLMSAPKKMDIGMILQIITRQRAEECCSTLINCLLTTCKGALTVAHEDDESDSSSVEILRALTTNLQGPDGRHVDPIQEEMNIRRKASVNMISSGDIHARSKAIPGREVVVTPIIRPEARELNETEHNDPAINFFNEMAAEAVAYNSFNYLVNEPDGMDLLENLIADEEIFVANVIMKVIKFCPSAFERQLTKAELIKWVNRGSRGLWTQVGGTLEHVVLWWSASPLACRPPACAKYLRDWLSLLQVDEAPEPILSTLKGLGETLTVHVTSTIWDKQFRLAVVASSLPVDYPFENNEFCGKNVKVEGTVCGKVWSELLYQLVQLSNTCDIGTIANELPLVEQIPVLHRLDHSIHSMRIWAANKARSLCTDWNMMMFFKVVHNDIGLCLEQLQYIRVPELSANDPLEVQVQVCVALRAKLVSEIKENIIKLKATCTECIDVLAAVCRTTSLASLTLCFPHFKHWQTEALQERANEYVAYFFNQIYLPVIQATKDIEILKLTLKIICEAWLDHIYMKKTKFSSSGALNLLKDFDGVAEWINACTALDERIRDMLSHHEVLRMCEGVGKLLLRKPEETISILPSPSKAGKKTDETADEKAPLPPEMFVPNQKRWLELRARDRKGVNLNCLCLCAGMDVY from the exons ATGAACACATCGAAGTGGCTGCCAAAGCAGCACCAAGAAGTGATCAAACTGTTCGAACAGTCCCGCCAGCTGGAACGGGAACTACGGATACTGGGCAAAAAGTTTGCGACCGACATCAACATCGATCTGCCTGACTACTAC GAATTCGAACGGTTGCTACAACAAAGTCGCGAATGCTTCGAACGGTCGGCCCACGTGCAGACACGGCTGATACGGATGTCGGCCTCGTCCGCGGACAAGAACGTCGAGCGGAGCTTCTTCAAGATTCTGCTCAACCGGAAGGCCCACCTGATACGCCAGAACTTGCGGAAGCGCAACTTTCAGctcattttcatcatcaacaagaTG ATCAAGTTAATGTTGGCCGCAACGTTCAGCTcggaggtggtggtcgatggtgcGCTACTGCTGTGCACTCTGCACAACGAGAGCGTCATCCTGGCCCAGAAGACGACACAAGCACGCACCCAAACGAATGCCCAGATTTGTAGCAACTCATTTCCTCCGCTCATGTCCGCACCGAAAAAGATGGACATTGGCATGATCCTGCAGATCATCACGCGGCAGCGGGCTGAAGAGTGCTGCAGTACGTTGATCAACTGTCTGCTGACCACGTGCAAGGGTGCATTAACGGTGGCACACGAGGACGATGAATCGGATAGCTCGAGCGTGGAGATACTGCGTGCCTTAACCACGAACCTGCAGGGTCCGGACGGTAGACACGTCGATCCGATACAGGAGGAGATGAACATTAGGCGAAAGGCGAGTGTAAACATGATCTCAAGCGGTGATATCCATGCACGATCTAAGGCGATCCCCGGAAGGGAGGTTGTCGTGACACCGATTATACGACCGGAAGCACGTGAGCTGAACGAAACCGAACACAAT GATCCAGCGATCAATTTTTTCAACGAAATGGCCGCGGAGGCAGTCGCCTACAACTCGTTCAACTATCTCGTCAACGAACCCGATGGCATGGATCTGCTGGAAAATCTGATCGCCGACGAAGAGATCTTTGTTGCGAATGTAATCATGAAGGTGATCAAATTCTGTCCTTCGGCGTTCGAACGGCAGTTAACAAAGGCCGAGCTTATCAAGTGGGTTAACCGTGGTAGTCGGGGCCTATGGACACAGGTCGGTGGCACACTGGAACatgtggtgctgtggtggagtGCGTCTCCATTGGCATGCCGACCACCGGCCTGTGCAAAGTATCTGCGCGATTGGCTTTCATTGCTGCAGGTCGATGAAGCTCCCGAGCCGATCCTTTCGACGTTGAAGGGTTTAGGCGAAACGCTCACGGTGCACGTGACGAGCACGATCTGGGACAAGCAGTTCCGGTTGGCCGTCGTTGCCTCGAGCCTTCCGGTTGACTATCCGTTCGAGAACAACGAGTTCTGTGGAAAGAATGTAAAG GTGGAAGGAACCGTGTGTGGAAAGGTATGGAGCGAGCTGCTGTATCAGCTGGTACAGCTATCCAACACGTGCGATATCGGAACGATCGCTAACGAGTTGCCACTGGTCGAGCAAATTCCCGTACTCCATCGGCTCGatcattccatccattcgatGCGTATCTGGGCGGCTAACAAGGCACGCTCGCTCTGTACCGATTGGAACATGATGATGTTCTTCAAGGTGGTGCACAACGATATCGGGCTGTGTTTGGAGCAGCTACAGTACATTCGCGTTCCGGAACTATCCGCCAACGATCCGCTCGAGGTGCAGGTGCAGGTTTGTGTGGCGTTGCGTGCGAAGCTCGTGTCCGAGATCAAGGAGAATATCATCAAACTCAAGGCAACCTGCACCGAGTGTATCGACGTGTTGGCCGCCGTCTGCCGTACCACGAGTTTGGCCTCGTTGACGCTCTGCTTTCCACACTTTAAACACTGGCAGACGGAGGCGTTGCAGGAGCGGGCGAATGAGTACGTGGCCTACTTTTTCAACCAGATCTATCTGCCCGTCATACAGGCGACGAAGGACATCGAGATACTGAAGCTGACGCTGAAAATTATCTGCGAAGCGTGGCTCGACCATATCTACATGAAGAAGACAAAGTTCAGCAGCTCCGGAGCGCTCAATCTGTTAAAGGATTTCGATGGGGTAGCCGAGTGGATCAATGCGTGTACCGCGCTGGATGAACGGATACGGGACATGCTGTCCCACCACGAGGTGCTGCGGATGTGCGAAGGAGTAGGGAAGCTGTTACTGCGCAAACCGGAGGAAACGATATCCATTCTGCCAAGTCCATCGAAAGCGGGCAAAAAGACCGATG AAACTGCCGACGAGAaagcgccactgccaccggaaaTGTTTGTTCCGAATCAGAAACGCTGGCTAGAGTTGCGGGCCCGTGACCGGAAGGGAGTTAACCTGAACTGCCTCTGTCTGTGCGCCGGAATGGACGTGTACTAG
- the LOC126573355 gene encoding uncharacterized protein LOC126573355 isoform X2 has product MATAAKQSSSSSSPSPSSAVRTFVSEGQEDLDAIAKQISDHAEAIYQTWKARGLAPTEILNCHTGDGEHAFSQTLNPANPTSPPPPVASSVPLLGSPVTSGGNPGSYPSTSSPVSVGSPASAAAAAAAAVGGGGVAELLAKAPNLSNNSLEQLVSSFVNEDKARIAAQRQQQRGGGTIIRSPSPSSGATSSAVKSVLQKFERNGAALIGIGGSSVSGPEPVVSGTTTTTVGYLRPAAPPTSITSGGKLLNNNNNNNNFSTLNKNSNNNTGVVPDVLRDTIAEPIVKPVREKPQTPVKPEHLLNHVPSWPLKNRVVKTGTSTGGSHSTPQQPTGTKGAGGSVVGGGFAKNTAELMDEVSREEERLINALKTGTVLNSSDSSILPEVITSTLPPDRDVPDYASATAGLSGSGASSSGSSGIVSSSGLGYSSSQPAPSSGTMVTAASATNGGGPLATMANGNGTALNGNGTTNGNGVNHNHGGSAADAPSVKHWNGVPMKPNHIPILNIHQIREQEKLSMNFTRNVATTRLPKDFGRSGADDAEKKLGQPKTIPSPIRPFLSRGSVAERVLIFEKCPEKAPPRERAKEPVKLQSKPVNRLIPPNIHTTLQRHLKNSTKAPYIPQFHFPNGKPPPTITTETTMQRLEQVFDSLPNYECSREKFHMIVTMCQVPLYWRLPLFMCTQLTPSGTVDGDKFLQFWRQMTSACHDAASRFVYIMSRGDRTRPYILPEDFAPLIQDVVDTHPGLAFLKEAAEFHSRYVHTVIARIFYNVNRSWTGKITTTELRKSNLLDVIQLLEEEEDINQIMAYFSYEHFYVIYCKFWELDRDHDLYIDQQDLARHNDHALSSRMIERIFSGCVTRSPRRGNNNPMIQGPNGPKMSYTDFVWFLLAEEDKSHPTAIEYWFRCMDVDGDGALSMYELEYFYEEQQHRMESLGIETLPFEDCLCQMLDMIKPATPGCVTLADLKRCKMTPIFFDTFFNLEKYMEHEQRDPFAQRENDDLSDWDRYAAQEYELLVAEEGGDTQGRCFVFGGHPLHSTVAATARDRLPVPPLHTGAPGSTGRATIGSVSTVHCTTLSATTVHHSRSASRGGFAKGTASGGNTGTGGTKLIASSSGIKKQNPVLAPGDDDDDDEGVASAAAAASAAAPEPSMSSSRKMMALDSDPNSFYSAFLV; this is encoded by the exons TCGGATCacccgcatcagcagcagcagcagcagcagcagcagtaggcggcggtggtgttgCCGAGTTACTCGCCAAAGCACCGAACCTCTCCAACAACAGCCTCGAACAGTTGGTCAGCTCGTTCGTGAACGAGGATAAGGCCCGGATTGCGGcccaacggcaacagcaacgcggTGGTGGCACCATCATCCGCAGTCCCTCTCCCTCGTCGGGCGCCACCAGTTCCGCGGTCAAGAGTGTGCTACAAAAGTTCGAACGTAATGGTGCTGCGCTCATCGGTATCGGTGGTAGTAGTGTTAGTGGGCCGGAACCGGTAGTGAGtgggacgacaacgacgactgtGGGCTACCTGCGACCGGCTGCACCGCCCACCAGTATCACCAGTGGTGGCAAactcctcaacaacaacaacaacaacaacaactttaGTACGCTcaacaagaacagcaacaacaacaccggtgTGGTGCCGGACGTGCTGCGGGATACGATCGCGGAACCGATCGTGAAACCGGTGCGCGAGAAACCACAGACCCCGGTGAAACCGGAGCACCTGCTGAACCATGTGCCGAGCTGGCCGTTGAAGAATCGTGTCGTCAAAACCGGAACCAGCACCGGTGGTAGCCACAGCACACCGCAACAACCGACCGGCACCAAGGGTGCCGGCGGATCGGTGGTCGGCGGTGGGTTCGCGAAGAACACGGCGGAGCTTATGGATGAGGTGTCCCGGGAGGAGGAACGGCTGATTAACGCACTGAAAACGGGAACCGTGCTGAACAGTAGTGACAGTAGTATACTGCCGGAGGTGATCACCTCGACGTTACCGCCCGATCGAGACGTACCGGATTACGCCTCGGCTACAGCAGGACtaagtggtagtggtgctagtagtagtggtagtagtggtatcGTTAGTAGTAGTGGTCTAGGTTACAGTTCATCACAGCCTGCACCTTCCAGTGGCACGATGGTGACGGCAGCGAGCgccaccaacggtggtggccccCTAGCCACCATggccaacggcaacggaacggCACTGAACGGCAACGGGACAACCAACGGAAACGGCGTCAACCACAACCACGGTGGCAGTGCGGCGGATGCGCCGAGTGTGAAGCACTGGAACGGGGTGCCAATGAAACCGAACCACATACCGATACTGAACATACACCAGATACGCGAGCAGGAGAAGCTGTCGATGAACTTTACGCGCAATGTGGCCACGACGCGGCTGCCGAAAGATTTCGGTCGCTCCGGGGCGGACGATGCGGAGAAGAAGCTCGGCCAGCCGAAAACGATACCGAGCCCGATCCGGCCGTTCCTGTCGCGTGGTTCCGTTGCCGAGCGTGTGCTGATCTTCGAGAAGTGCCCGGAGAAAGCGCCACCGCGGGAGCGTGCGAAGGAACCCGTCAAACTGCAG TCAAAACCTGTCAACCGGTTGATACCACCCAACATCCACACGACGCTGCAGCGGCATCTGAAAAACTCGACCAAGGCACCCTACATACCGCA ATTCCACTTTCCAAATGGCAAACCACCGCCAACGATTACGACGGAAACGACGATGCAGCGGTTGGAGCAGGTCTTCGACAGTCTACCAAATTACGAGTGCAGCCGCGAAAAGTTCCACATGATCGTCACGATGTGCCAGGTGCCACTGTACTGGCGCTTGCCGCTGTTCATGTGCACCCAGCTCACACCGAGCGGGACCGTGGATGGTGACAAATTCCTGCAGTTTTGGCGACA GATGACATCAGCGTGCCACGATGCGGCATCACGCTTCGTTTACATCATGTCACGGGGTGATCGCACCCGACCGTACATCCTGCCGGAGGACTTTGCACCGCTAATACAGGACGTGGTCGATACGCACCCCGGGCTGGCGTTCCTGAAGGAGGCGGCCGAGTTTCACTCGCGCTACGTGCACACGGTGATAGCGCGGATCTTCTACAACGTGAACCGCAGCTGGACGGGCAAGATCACTACGACCGAGCTGCGCAAATCGAACCTGCTCGATGTGATccagctgctggaggaggaggaggacatcAATCAGATTATGGCGTACTTTAGCTACGAGCACTTTTACGTCATCTACTGCAAGTTCTGGGAGCTCGATCGGGACCACGATCTCTACATCGATCAGCAGGATTTGGCCCGGCACAATGATCATG CTCTCTCGTCGCGTATGATCGAGCGTATCTTTTCCGGTTGCGTGACGCGAAGTCCACGGCGCGGTAACAATAACCCGATGATCCAGGGTCCGAATGGGCCCAAGATGTCGTACACCGATTTCGTGTGGTTCCTGTTGGCGGAGGAGGACAAATCTCATCCGACGGCTATCGAGTATTGGTTCCGGTGCATGGACGTGGATGGTGACGGTGCGCTGTCGATGTACGAGCTCGAGTACTTCTACgaggagcaacagcaccgcaTGGAGTCACTGGGCATCGAAACGCTTCCATTCGAAGACTGCCTTTGTCAG ATGTTGGACATGATCAAACCGGCCACACCAGGCTGCGTTACACTGGCTGATCTGAAGCGCTGCAAAATGACGCCCATATTCTTTGACACTTTCTTCAACCTGGAGAAGTACATGGAGCACGAGCAGCGAGATCCGTTCGCGCAACGCGAAAATGATGAC CTGTCGGACTGGGATCGCTATGCAGCCCAGGAGTATGAGCTGCTGGTCGCCGAGGAAGGAGGAGATACGCAAGG TCGATGCTTCGTCTTCGGCGGCCATCCCTTGCActcgacggtggcggcaacgGCCAGAGATCGACTGCCAGTGCCACCTTTGCACACAGGTGCACCCGGTTCGACTGGGCGTGCTACGATCGGCAGCGTTAGTACTGTGCACTGCACGACCCTATCGGCCACTACCGTACACCATTCGCGGTCAGCATCACGCGGTGGCTTTGCGAAAGGCACTGCCAGCGGTGGcaacacaggcacaggcgGCACCAAACtgattgccagcagcagcggtatcaAGAAACAGAATCCAGTGCTGGCTccaggtgatgatgatgatgatgatgagggtgttgcgtctgctgccgctgctgcttctgctgctgcaccagaacCATCGATGAGTTCGAGCCGCAAAATGATGGCCCTCGACAGTGATCCTAATTCCTTTTATAGCGCATTTCTGGTGTAA